The following coding sequences are from one Plasmodium gaboni strain SY75 chromosome 10, whole genome shotgun sequence window:
- a CDS encoding putative zinc finger protein, translated as MSILSLFHICSPFLRSNCLEKEEIYENFICSVCLDLCDTPVITLCNHICCYKCMYYSLLHKRNCPICKQIIKHNNLKKITGKQKKEYEEIRIKCHLCNEKIKIKDYKTHINICEYKRCKNYILGCEYYDKKSKIKAHEQSCEHRLISCSSCANLFYFKNRIFMLTLKEKYQLNMRFSFTYYSFYYNLLMNTNFNYLNNLNNLKHHHINNNNHNNCSTNNNYISRKINILKNLQYSLDNILCPSASIDTTTTTSSNHTNIMVNKENVYIKQDVSTNSMSRNSRNINFLQNQDTSLINNRPLNEESREMYEHNHHNNNNYYDDDNVNINRLNSSFSVGYNDISVNPLEHISNESREKRKKKKTTKINKYNFNDHNSNSRNNGLKHIDQLGDVIENDNSSNCEEFLNILPLRKNFNFKDKNSKDIITIIEELFQFDNIDLSNIYIDNREFFLCDKSCFTNTIKKLRQELERSLVLLYFCCCVGMPVMFTLGCISYVVTKGFFKFSYIVTNTIIKLSHRFFLKIFNI; from the exons atgagTATATTATCTCTATTTCATATATGTTCTCCATTCTTAAGATCAAACTGTTTAGAGAAAGAAGAAATTTATGAAA ATTTTATTTGTTCAGTCTGCTTAGACTTATGTGATACACCAGTAATAACATTATGCAACCACATATG TTGTTATAAATGTATGTATTATTCTCTACTTCATAAAAGAAATTGTCCAATATGCAAGCAAATAattaaacataataatttaaaaaaaataacag GCAAACAAAAGAAGgaatatgaagaaataaGAATTAAATGCCATTTATGTAAtgagaaaataaaaattaagGATTACAaaacacatataaatatatgtgaatataaaagatgtaagaattatatattagGATGTGAATATTATGATAAGaaaagtaaaataaaagCGCATGAACAATCATGTGAGCATAGATTAATAAGCTGTTCCAGTTGTGCgaatttattttatttcaaaaaTAGAATTTTTATGCTTACATTAAAAGAAAAGTATCAATTAAATATGCGTTTTTCTTTTACTTATTATtccttttattataatttattaatgaATACAAATTTTAATTATCTTAATAATCTAAATAATTTAAAGCATcatcatattaataataacaaccataataattgtagtactaataataattatatatcaaGAAAGATAAATATTCTAAAGAATTTACAATATTCATTAGATAACATTCTTTGTCCATCTGCATCAATTGATACTACAACTACTACTTCTTCTAATCATACTAATATTATGGTAAATAAAGAGAATGTGTATATAAAACAGGATGTATCAACAAACAGCATGTCAAGGAATAGTAGAAATATCAATTTCTTACAAAATCAAGATACTtctttaataaataatagaCCATTAAATGAAGAATCTAGAGAAATGTATGAACATAATCAccataataataataattattatgatgatgataatgtTAATATTAACCGATTAAATAGTTCATTTTCAGTGGGATATAATGACATAAGTGTAAATCCATTAGAGCATATTTCTAATGAATCTCgtgaaaaaagaaagaaaaaaaaaacaacaaaaataaataaatataattttaatgatCATAATTCTAATTCTAGAAATAATGGATTAAAACATATAGATCAATTAGGTGATGTTATTGAAAACGATAATTCATCAAATTGTGAagaatttttaaatattttacccttaagaaaaaattttaattttaaagataaaaatagtAAAGATATCATAACCATAATAGAAGAATTATTTCAATTTGATAATATAGATTTAAGCAATATCTATATAGATAATCGAGAATTTTTTCTATGTGATAAATCGTGTTTTACTAATACTATTAAAAAACTTAGACAAGAATTAGAAAGGTCATTAGtcttattatatttctGTTGTTGTGTAGGAATGCCTGTTATGTTTACACTTGGATGTATTAGTTATGTTGTAACCAAGGGtttctttaaattttcatatatagtaactaatacaattattaaattatctcataggttttttttaaaaatattcaatatataa
- a CDS encoding putative U3 snoRNA-associated small subunit rRNA processing protein, with protein sequence MSIISNIEIQKKFFDFYEGDKNVYFCKEYEAFLCLCDNNLYCFKIDEEKNSKYSSLYDILYPTCILESCVDIDDIKENYQKKYLNKHCISLFSSIRYYYYCDNNVFLSTDDNNIHHYLIVYNNNNIKGNGSYDDDIKNGEGVNNNNYNNNSKDIYLYEGKEGIEGESNGNDYSYSYNWIHLEKKKIWKSENIVVSCFYYKNDDANDDDDDYKKLVVGYNNGLINVYNINTYKLKISYKIHNTRITNLKFYKNFIISSDVTKNIFIYDIIKRERIISCEDHMGGIIDLLFLEVPNGKNEKKAQQNEVDKDGILINEEDDDMSNDDSNSDSDNNDNNDNNNNNNNNNNYSDEKKKIYEKNEEKLIGFISIGNDKIMNIWDLNILNLYNEEDMNNLISNNNLSKKKKSKSNKPNKNNSLLKFNPIKQFYLSSDINHAVIIPSIIFQNENNDEKKKKRKFIITDENIKWLILTHDNDGNLLFYNPIKGDVIYKYKENKNTINPSNISKFFLLKYFLYIFREDSSLLIYDIRYFKLLKNYVCKLEGIFEILFFNPNSEQLISDQKYSIHNKHEDHDQDDEEEDMLYKTSNDEKTKKKKCVILLGDNIIRILKFKNNLISQRLLIGHEDIVSCIKLNEKNLLLFSASNDKNIFIWSLRNYYCLYILKDNLYPINAIDINLKHFPSITLVSVCEDSSLRLWKCNIDEEKLKKNNSNKRKRKFEDIFENKESIQSTLTIYPHKVLINDIAISPNCKLVATCSKDKTVKIFETQNLKLIHILEGHKKSVQNVYFSKNDNILYSNSYECVRIWSLNNFECLKSIQSLDFNITRVLILNDSCMINGYSNGNISIINIKNCEKLLTINYHKDKIFCLQSYEDGNKNNNIISASINGELIFFKDISDKIITEHVFEKRKNIFYENCLENLLKEKKINESLLICLKLDKKFKFKTIVENYLNYYTFSILNILKKYQHEYGIKQLINKNKQINNSNILNNNIIKKEQDFIQTKNINNNTVTESSMETQTSINNKEAHQNIVTSEVDYNNMDNNNFYNIFENSDFLESYIFKELSYMQKEGLSEEAMDEQKVKETEINKNTNIYNTKDEKNDLPAIHINNNDDNDNDYNSKEDDNFVLFLKKMKKKSEHSYFLYLNKLMEFITFFVVNHRCAYISNFLLNSIIKYIDHEDICKINNYQYFFEVYNSYIPRHKNRYVKSLQKSKCFELININYYKGDIKMMS encoded by the exons atgTCAATTATTAGCAATATAGAAATTCAGAAGAAGTTTTTTGACTTTTACGAAGGAGACAAGAATGTTTATTTCTGCAAAGAATACGAAGCGtttttatgtttatgtgataataacttatattgttttaagatagatgaagaaaaaaattcCAAATATTCAAgtttatatgatattttatacCCAACATGTATATTAGAATCTTGTGTAGATATAgatgatataaaagaaaattatcagaaaaaatatttaaataaacattgtatttcattatttagTTCTATtagatattattattattgcgataataatgtatttttatcaaccgatgataataatatacatcattatttaatagtatataataataataacataaaagGGAATGGTTCatatgatgatgatataaaaaatggaGAAGGAGtaaacaataataattataataataatagtaaggatatttatttatatgaagGAAAAGAAGGTATTGAAGGAGAAAGTAATGGAAATGATTATTCTTATAGTTATAATTGGATAcatttagaaaaaaaaaaaatatggaaatCAGAGAATATTGTTGTATCATGTTTTTActataaaaatgatgatgctaatgatgatgatgatgattataaaaaattagttgttggatataataatggtttaataaatgtatataatataaatacgtataaattaaaaatatcttataaaatacataatacTAGGATTACAAATCTTAAGTTTTATAAGAATTTCATTATAAGTTCTGATgttacaaaaaatatatttatttatgatattataaaaagagaGAGAATAATATCATGTGAAGATCATATGGGTGGTATAATTGACCTTCTTTTTTTGGAGGTCCCTAATggaaaaaatgaaaaaaaggCACAACAAAATGAGGTTGACAAAGATGGTATTCTGATTAATGAAGAGGATGATGATATGAGTAATGATGACAGTAACAGTGatagtgataataatgataataatgataataataataataataataataataataattatagtgacgaaaaaaaaaagatatatgaaaagaatgaagaaaaattaatagGTTTTATAAGTATCGGGAATGAtaaaattatgaatatttgGGATTTGAATATCcttaatttatataatgaagaagatATGAATAATCTGATTAGTAACAATAACTTgagtaaaaaaaaaaaaagtaaatcAAACAAACctaataaaaataatagttTATTGAAATTTAATCCTATAAAACAATTTTACTTAAGTAGTGATATTAATCATGCTGTGATTATACCatcaataatatttcaaaatgaaaataatgatgaaaaaaaaaaaaaaagaaaatttatcattacagatgaaaatattaaatggTTAATATTAACTCATGATAATGATGGAAACCTTCTATTTTATAATCCAATAAAAGGAGATgtgatatataaatataaagaaaataaaaatactATTAATCCAAGTAATATAAGtaaattctttttattaaaatattttttatatatatttagaGAGGATAGttcattattaatttatgatataagatattttaaattattaaaaaattatgtatGTAAATTAGAAGGaatttttgaaatattattttttaatcCTAATTCTGAACAGTTAATATCTGatcaaaaatattctaTACATAACAAGCATGAAGATCACGATCAAGATGACGAAGAAGAAgatatgttatataaaacatcaaatgatgaaaagacaaaaaaaaaaaaatgtgtaatattattaggtgataatattataagaatattaaaatttaaaaataatttaataagTCAAAGATTATTAATAGGTCATGAAGATATTGTATCGtgtataaaattaaatgaaaaaaatttactATTATTTAGTGCTTCCAATgacaaaaatatatttatatggAGTTTGagaaattattattgtttatatatattaaaagataatttATATCCAATTAATGCAATAGATATTAATTTAAAGCATTTTCCATCTATAACATTAGTAAGTGTATGTGAAGATAGTAGTTTGAGATTATGGAAGTGTAACATCGATGAGGAAAAgttaaagaaaaataatagtaataagagaaaaaggaaatttgaagatatttttgaaaataagGAATCTATTCAAAGTACATTAACAATATATCCTCACAAGGTTCTAATAAATGACATTGCCATATCTCCCAATTGTAAA cTTGTTGCCACTTGCAGTAAAGACAAAACggtaaaaatatttgaaacACAAAACTTAAAGCTTATTCACATTTTAGAAGGTCATAAAAAATCTGTTCAGAATGTGTACTTTTCTAAGAATGATAATATCCTATACAGTAACTCATACGAATGTGTAAGAATATGGAGTCTTAACAATTTTGAATGTTTGAAAAGTATACAAAGTTTGGACTTTAATATTACTAGagtattaatattaaatgatagTTGTATGATAAATGGATATAGTAATGGAAATATAagtataataaatataaagaattGTGAAAAGTTATTAACaataaattatcataaagataaaatattttgtttacAAAGTTATGAAGATggtaataaaaataataatattatatctgCTTCAATAAATGGAGaacttatattttttaaagatatTAGTGATAAAATAATCACAGAACATGTTTttgaaaaaagaaagaataTCTTTTATGAAAACTGTTTAGAAAATTTGTtgaaggaaaaaaaaataaatgagtccttattaatttgtttaaagttagataaaaaatttaaatttaaaacTATAGTAGAGAActatttaaattattacactttttcaatattaaatatattgaaaaaatatcaaCATGAGTATGGTATTAAACAGCTcataaataagaataaacaaataaataatagtaatattcttaataataatataattaagAAAGAACAAGATTTTATTCAAAccaaaaatataaataataatacagTAACAGAATCGTCTATGGAAACTCAGACATCgattaataataaagaagCACATCAAAATATTGTGACTAGCGAAGTagattataataatatggataataataatttttataatatttttgaaaattCCGATTTCTTAGAaagttatatttttaaagaattatCATATATGCAAAAAGAAGGCTTATCTGAAGAAGCCATGGATGAACAAAAAGTGAAAGAGACcgaaataaataagaatactaatatatataatacaaaggatgaaaaaaatgatcTACCCGCTATACATATAAAcaataatgatgataatgataatgattataattCAAAGGAAGATGataattttgttttgtttttaaaaaaaatgaaaaaaaaaagtgaacattcttatttcttatatttaaataaacTTATGGaatttattacattttttgTGGTTAATCATAGATGTGCTTACATATCTAATTTCCTTTTAAATAgtataattaaatatatcgATCATGAAGATATTTGTAAAATTAATAACtatcaatattttttcgAGGTCTATAATAGTTATATACCACGTCATAAAAACAGGTATGTGAAGTCTTTGCAAAAATCCAAATGCTTTGAGcttattaatattaattacTATAAGGGAGacataaaaatgatgagTTGA